The following are from one region of the Abiotrophia defectiva ATCC 49176 genome:
- a CDS encoding YneF family protein: MQTWIWLIIVVVALIGGFVGGFFMARRYMMKYFKENPPIDERMITQMMASMGQKPSKKKVQQIMAQMKVRQ; encoded by the coding sequence GTGCAAACATGGATTTGGTTAATCATTGTCGTAGTCGCCTTAATCGGTGGATTTGTTGGTGGCTTCTTTATGGCGCGCCGTTACATGATGAAATACTTTAAGGAAAACCCACCAATTGATGAGCGCATGATTACGCAAATGATGGCTTCAATGGGTCAAAAACCATCTAAGAAGAAGGTTCAACAAATCATGGCCCAAATGAAGGTTCGTCAATAA
- a CDS encoding YitT family protein: MLTSFVRSSQGQRILSGVVLWLSALCFAVALNLFYVPNLIFSNGVPGLAQIILAIFKDTPLANLLTAGNLYFILNIPLMILSWLYLGRRFSILTVTSIFLSTLVSNWVPIQQVTDNTLLAAIAGGVISGIGVGLLIKFGMSSGGFDIIALLIAKKTGRNVGFMSFLTNGLVIVGAGFLNSWEYALYSCIAIFIAGMVIDAIHTGEQRLTAFVICQDPNQVVKAIQERVIRGVTLLEGQGAFSHQPKQVLMVVLSRYELYDLQQAVLSVDSQAFINVVQSTMVTGNFLNRQQQADFRKESVV; the protein is encoded by the coding sequence ATGCTGACGTCTTTTGTTCGCTCCAGTCAAGGACAAAGAATCCTGTCCGGTGTCGTATTATGGCTTTCAGCCCTATGTTTTGCAGTTGCCCTCAACTTATTCTATGTTCCTAATCTGATTTTTTCTAATGGCGTGCCTGGCTTGGCGCAAATTATCTTGGCCATCTTCAAGGATACGCCCCTAGCGAATCTCTTAACGGCTGGTAATCTCTATTTCATTCTCAATATTCCCTTGATGATTCTGAGTTGGCTCTATCTAGGACGGCGTTTTTCAATCTTGACCGTGACCAGTATTTTCCTGTCCACCTTAGTAAGTAACTGGGTGCCGATTCAACAAGTGACCGATAATACCTTGTTAGCTGCAATCGCTGGTGGGGTGATTTCGGGTATCGGGGTCGGGCTCTTGATTAAGTTTGGTATGTCCAGTGGAGGCTTTGATATTATTGCCCTCTTGATTGCTAAGAAAACAGGGCGCAATGTCGGCTTTATGTCCTTTTTGACCAATGGTTTGGTCATAGTTGGAGCTGGCTTCCTTAATAGTTGGGAATATGCTCTCTACAGTTGTATTGCCATCTTTATTGCAGGCATGGTTATTGATGCTATCCATACAGGTGAGCAACGTTTGACTGCTTTTGTGATTTGCCAAGACCCTAACCAAGTGGTCAAGGCCATTCAGGAGCGGGTCATCCGTGGCGTCACTCTCTTAGAAGGGCAGGGTGCCTTTTCGCATCAGCCCAAGCAAGTCCTAATGGTAGTCTTAAGTCGTTATGAACTCTATGATTTGCAGCAAGCAGTGCTTTCAGTTGATTCCCAGGCCTTCATTAATGTGGTCCAGTCCACCATGGTGACCGGTAATTTCTTAAATCGTCAGCAACAGGCCGACTTTAGAAAAGAATCAGTTGTTTAA
- a CDS encoding isoprenyl transferase has translation MADLSKVPAHVALIMDGNGRWAKKRFLPRVAGHKKGVDTIKKITKRANQLGVKMLTVYAFSTENWKRPEQEVSFLMKLPKEFFAKFVPELLEQNVRVETIGDLEGLPEATRKVLKQAIADTAHCTGLILNFAINYGSQDELCHAVQTLARQVAEGTLKPEDITPDLIGQNLETAKFGSLANPDLIIRTSGEERLSNFLLWQAAYSEFYFTERLWPDFDEGDFDQALAVYASRQRRFGKVLDTE, from the coding sequence ATGGCTGACTTAAGTAAGGTACCTGCGCACGTTGCGCTCATTATGGATGGAAATGGCCGATGGGCTAAGAAACGCTTCCTACCTCGGGTAGCAGGACACAAAAAAGGTGTCGATACCATTAAGAAAATCACCAAACGTGCCAATCAACTGGGCGTTAAGATGCTGACGGTCTATGCCTTCTCAACTGAGAACTGGAAACGACCTGAACAAGAAGTCAGCTTCTTGATGAAGTTGCCTAAGGAGTTTTTTGCCAAGTTTGTGCCTGAGTTATTGGAACAGAATGTGCGGGTAGAGACCATTGGTGACTTGGAAGGACTGCCAGAAGCCACTCGCAAGGTCCTCAAGCAAGCTATTGCCGATACGGCTCATTGTACTGGCCTGATTTTGAACTTTGCCATCAACTATGGCTCTCAAGACGAACTTTGCCATGCGGTTCAGACTTTAGCCCGTCAGGTAGCTGAGGGCACTTTGAAGCCGGAAGACATCACCCCTGACTTAATTGGCCAAAATTTAGAAACTGCCAAGTTTGGTTCATTAGCCAATCCGGACTTGATTATCCGGACCAGTGGGGAAGAGCGTCTCAGCAACTTCCTACTCTGGCAGGCGGCTTATAGTGAGTTCTATTTCACTGAACGTTTGTGGCCTGATTTTGATGAAGGCGATTTTGACCAAGCCCTAGCGGTCTATGCCAGCCGACAACGACGATTTGGAAAGGTGTTGGATACTGAATGA